From the Pungitius pungitius chromosome 6, fPunPun2.1, whole genome shotgun sequence genome, one window contains:
- the LOC119196289 gene encoding CD81 antigen-like yields MVLTGCTKCIKYMLFFFNFIFWLAGGVILGVALWLRHDSQTSNLLILQFEGQQAPGTFYISVYILIAVGAVMMLVGFLGCYGAIQESQCLLGTFFFFLVILFACEVAAAMWGFMNKDTISKELTNFYDSAYIKAVDVSGSPSKDSAIKVLDVFHTTLDCCGKGDDTALFKQVAGTLCPRKSPEDFLKSQSCHSKLIELFSEKLYLIGLAALVVAVIMIFEMIFTMVLCCGIRNNPGVY; encoded by the exons ATGGTTCTAACGGGCTGCACGAAATGcataaaatatatgttatttttctttaattttattttctgg CTGGCCGGAGGTGTGATCTTAGGAGTGGCCCTGTGGCTCCGCCATGACAGTCAAACCAGCAACCTCCTCATTCTCCAGTTCGAGGGCCAGCAGGCACCCGGCACCTTCTACATCA GTGTGTACATCCTGATAGCAGTCGGGGCTGTGATGATGCTCGTCGGCTTCCTCGGTTGCTACGGTGCCATTCAAGAGTCTCAGTGCCTGTTGGGAACA ttcttcttcttcctggtgATCCTCTTCGCTTGTGAAGTGGCTGCAGCGATGTGGGGTTTCATGAACAAGGACACC ATTTCCAAAGAACTGACCAACTTCTACGACTCGGCCTACATCAAAGCCGTGGACGTCTCGGGGTCTCCCAGCAAAGACTCTGCCATCAAGGTGCTGGATGTGTTCCACACAACG CTCGACTGCTGCGGCAAAGGGGACGACACGGCTCTCTTCAAACAAGTCGCCGGCACCTTGTGTCCCAGGAAGTCTCCTGAGGATTTTCTTAAATCTCAG AGCTGTCACAGCAAACTGATCGAGCTGTTCTCGGAGAAGCTCTACCTGATTGGTCTGGCCGCTTTGGTGGTCGCCGTCATCATG ATCTTCGAGATGATCTTCACCATGGTGCTCTGCTGTGGCATCCGTAACAACCCTGGAGTGTACTAG
- the kcnc1b gene encoding potassium voltage-gated channel subfamily C member 1b isoform X3, which yields MGLSDDKDRIVINVGGIRHQTYRSTLRTLPGTRLSWLAEPDAPNHFDYDAKNEEFFFDRHPGVFAHILNYYRTGKLHCPADVCGPLYEEELAFWGIDETDVEPCCWMTYRQHREAEEALDSFGGGGLLDLVSDDAEPEQEHAADDDVDEMTRRLAQGDTHDARSGSLWSRWQKHVWALFEDPYSSKYARWVALASLFFIVVSITTFCLETHEAFNPIINRTEVKVVNNVTVVHTYQETETALYLTYIEGVCVVWFTFEFLMRITFCPNKCDFIRNALNIIDFVAILPFYLEVGLSGLSSQAAKDVLGFLRVVRFVRILRIFKLTRHFVGLRVLGHTLRASTNEFLLLIIFLALGVLIFATMIYYAERIGANPNDPRASEHTQFKNIPIGFWWAVVTMTTLGYGDMYPQTTSGMLVGALCALAGVLTIAMPVPVIVNNFGMYYSLAMAKQKLPKKKNRHIPRAPQPGSPNFCKSSTSSQHPSPIPHDDVFEIKFQEDPKLNGEAADAALANEDCPHIDQAVSPEEIFSPSERERPCFLVTTSERPDHAGGRVRRGWMSCAHSDFGQSPPCDHDDAFHTRGAEG from the exons ATGGGCCTGAGCGACGACAAGGATCGCATTGTGATAAACGTGGGAGGGATCAGACATCAGACATACCGCAGCACCCTGCGCACACTACCCGGCACCCGCCTGTCCTGGCTGGCCGAGCCCGACGCGCCCAACCACTTTGACTATGACGCCAAGAACGAGGAATTCTTCTTCGACCGGCACCCCGGGGTGTTTGCACATATCCTTAACTACTACAGGACTGGTAAGCTGCACTGCCCGGCCGATGTCTGCGGGCCGCTGTACGAGGAGGAACTGGCCTTCTGGGGCATCGACGAGACAGACGTGGAGCCCTGCTGCTGGATGACCTATCGCCAGCAccgggaggcagaggaggcccTTGATAGTTTTGGCGGGGGGGGCTTGTTAGACCTGGTGAGCGACGACGCGGAGCCCGAGCAGGAGCATGcagctgatgatgatgtggACGAGATGACGAGGAGGCTGGCGCAGGGAGACACTCATGATGCCAGGAGTGGGAGCTTGTGGAGCAGGTGGCAGAAACATGTCTGGGCCCTGTTTGAGGACCCTTACTCCTCAAAATATGCAAGG TGGGTGGCTCTGGCCTCGCTGTTCTTCATCGTGGTGTCCATCACCACTTTCTGTCTGGAGACCCACGAGGCCTTCAACCCCATCATCAACCGCACCGAGGTGAAGGTGGTGAACAACGTCACGGTGGTGCACACCTACCAGGAGACCGAGACCGCGCTCTACCTCACATACATCGAAggcgtgtgtgtggtgtggttCACTTTTGAATTTCTAATGCGAATAACTTTCTGCCCGAATAAATGTGACTTCATTCGCAACGCCCTGAACATCATCGACTTCGTGGCCATCCTGCCCTTCTACCTGGAGGTCGGCCTCAGCGGGCTCTCCTCCCAGGCGGCCAAGGACGTGTTGGGTTTCCTGCGGGTCGTCCGCTTCGTGCGGATCCTGCGCATCTTCAAGCTGACCCGTCACTTCGTGGGGCTGAGGGTGCTGGGCCACACGCTGAGGGCCAGCACCAACGAGTTCCTGCTCCTCATCATCTTCCTGGCCCTCGGCGTCCTCATCTTTGCCACCATGATCTACTACGCTGAAAGGATCGGAGCCAACCCCAACGACCCTCGAGCCAGCGAGCACACGCAGTTCAAGAACATCCCGATTGGATTCTGGTGGGCCGTGGTGACCATGACGACCCTCGGCTACGGAGACATGTACCCTCAGACGACCTCCGGCATGCTGGTCGGGGCCCTGTGCGCCCTGGCAGGCGTACTGACCATCGCCATGCCTGTCCCTGTGATTGTCAACAACTTTGGAATGTATTACTCTCTGGCGATGGCAAAGCAAAAACtaccaaagaaaaagaacaggCATATCCCACGTGCACCCCAACCAGGTTCCCCAAACTTCTGCAAGTCAAGCACCAGCTCCCAACACCCGAGCCCGATACCCCACGACGACGTTTTCGAGATTAAGTTTCAAG AAGATCCCAAGTTGAACGGCGAAGCCGCGGACGCAGCGCTGGCCAACGAAGACTGCCCTCACATAGACCAGGCCGTATCTCCGGAGGAGATCTTCAGCCCGAGCGAGAGGGAGCGGCCCTGCTTCCTGGTGACCACTTCTGAGCGGCCCGACCACGCGGGGGGCCGAGTGAGGAGGG GTTGGATGAGCTGTGCCCACAGCGACTTTGGACAATCGCCTCCGTGCGACCATGATGATGCATTTCACACACGAGGAGCAGAGGGCTGA
- the kcnc1b gene encoding potassium voltage-gated channel subfamily C member 1b isoform X2, producing the protein MGLSDDKDRIVINVGGIRHQTYRSTLRTLPGTRLSWLAEPDAPNHFDYDAKNEEFFFDRHPGVFAHILNYYRTGKLHCPADVCGPLYEEELAFWGIDETDVEPCCWMTYRQHREAEEALDSFGGGGLLDLVSDDAEPEQEHAADDDVDEMTRRLAQGDTHDARSGSLWSRWQKHVWALFEDPYSSKYARWVALASLFFIVVSITTFCLETHEAFNPIINRTEVKVVNNVTVVHTYQETETALYLTYIEGVCVVWFTFEFLMRITFCPNKCDFIRNALNIIDFVAILPFYLEVGLSGLSSQAAKDVLGFLRVVRFVRILRIFKLTRHFVGLRVLGHTLRASTNEFLLLIIFLALGVLIFATMIYYAERIGANPNDPRASEHTQFKNIPIGFWWAVVTMTTLGYGDMYPQTTSGMLVGALCALAGVLTIAMPVPVIVNNFGMYYSLAMAKQKLPKKKNRHIPRAPQPGSPNFCKSSTSSQHPSPIPHDDVFEIKFQEDPKLNGEAADAALANEDCPHIDQAVSPEEIFSPSERERPCFLVTTSERPDHAGGRVRRETQRQHRNRQPTESVCVMNHGVPTTMCMTHKGPSPT; encoded by the exons ATGGGCCTGAGCGACGACAAGGATCGCATTGTGATAAACGTGGGAGGGATCAGACATCAGACATACCGCAGCACCCTGCGCACACTACCCGGCACCCGCCTGTCCTGGCTGGCCGAGCCCGACGCGCCCAACCACTTTGACTATGACGCCAAGAACGAGGAATTCTTCTTCGACCGGCACCCCGGGGTGTTTGCACATATCCTTAACTACTACAGGACTGGTAAGCTGCACTGCCCGGCCGATGTCTGCGGGCCGCTGTACGAGGAGGAACTGGCCTTCTGGGGCATCGACGAGACAGACGTGGAGCCCTGCTGCTGGATGACCTATCGCCAGCAccgggaggcagaggaggcccTTGATAGTTTTGGCGGGGGGGGCTTGTTAGACCTGGTGAGCGACGACGCGGAGCCCGAGCAGGAGCATGcagctgatgatgatgtggACGAGATGACGAGGAGGCTGGCGCAGGGAGACACTCATGATGCCAGGAGTGGGAGCTTGTGGAGCAGGTGGCAGAAACATGTCTGGGCCCTGTTTGAGGACCCTTACTCCTCAAAATATGCAAGG TGGGTGGCTCTGGCCTCGCTGTTCTTCATCGTGGTGTCCATCACCACTTTCTGTCTGGAGACCCACGAGGCCTTCAACCCCATCATCAACCGCACCGAGGTGAAGGTGGTGAACAACGTCACGGTGGTGCACACCTACCAGGAGACCGAGACCGCGCTCTACCTCACATACATCGAAggcgtgtgtgtggtgtggttCACTTTTGAATTTCTAATGCGAATAACTTTCTGCCCGAATAAATGTGACTTCATTCGCAACGCCCTGAACATCATCGACTTCGTGGCCATCCTGCCCTTCTACCTGGAGGTCGGCCTCAGCGGGCTCTCCTCCCAGGCGGCCAAGGACGTGTTGGGTTTCCTGCGGGTCGTCCGCTTCGTGCGGATCCTGCGCATCTTCAAGCTGACCCGTCACTTCGTGGGGCTGAGGGTGCTGGGCCACACGCTGAGGGCCAGCACCAACGAGTTCCTGCTCCTCATCATCTTCCTGGCCCTCGGCGTCCTCATCTTTGCCACCATGATCTACTACGCTGAAAGGATCGGAGCCAACCCCAACGACCCTCGAGCCAGCGAGCACACGCAGTTCAAGAACATCCCGATTGGATTCTGGTGGGCCGTGGTGACCATGACGACCCTCGGCTACGGAGACATGTACCCTCAGACGACCTCCGGCATGCTGGTCGGGGCCCTGTGCGCCCTGGCAGGCGTACTGACCATCGCCATGCCTGTCCCTGTGATTGTCAACAACTTTGGAATGTATTACTCTCTGGCGATGGCAAAGCAAAAACtaccaaagaaaaagaacaggCATATCCCACGTGCACCCCAACCAGGTTCCCCAAACTTCTGCAAGTCAAGCACCAGCTCCCAACACCCGAGCCCGATACCCCACGACGACGTTTTCGAGATTAAGTTTCAAG AAGATCCCAAGTTGAACGGCGAAGCCGCGGACGCAGCGCTGGCCAACGAAGACTGCCCTCACATAGACCAGGCCGTATCTCCGGAGGAGATCTTCAGCCCGAGCGAGAGGGAGCGGCCCTGCTTCCTGGTGACCACTTCTGAGCGGCCCGACCACGCGGGGGGCCGAGTGAGGAGGG AGACCCAGCGACAGCACCGGAACAGACAACCAACAGAGTCAGTTTGTGTTATGAACCATGGTGTCCCAACCACTATGTGTATGACCCATAAAGGCCCATCACCCACCTGA
- the kcnc1b gene encoding potassium voltage-gated channel subfamily C member 1b isoform X1: MGLSDDKDRIVINVGGIRHQTYRSTLRTLPGTRLSWLAEPDAPNHFDYDAKNEEFFFDRHPGVFAHILNYYRTGKLHCPADVCGPLYEEELAFWGIDETDVEPCCWMTYRQHREAEEALDSFGGGGLLDLVSDDAEPEQEHAADDDVDEMTRRLAQGDTHDARSGSLWSRWQKHVWALFEDPYSSKYARWVALASLFFIVVSITTFCLETHEAFNPIINRTEVKVVNNVTVVHTYQETETALYLTYIEGVCVVWFTFEFLMRITFCPNKCDFIRNALNIIDFVAILPFYLEVGLSGLSSQAAKDVLGFLRVVRFVRILRIFKLTRHFVGLRVLGHTLRASTNEFLLLIIFLALGVLIFATMIYYAERIGANPNDPRASEHTQFKNIPIGFWWAVVTMTTLGYGDMYPQTTSGMLVGALCALAGVLTIAMPVPVIVNNFGMYYSLAMAKQKLPKKKNRHIPRAPQPGSPNFCKSSTSSQHPSPIPHDDVFEIKFQEDPKLNGEAADAALANEDCPHIDQAVSPEEIFSPSERERPCFLVTTSERPDHAGGRVRRGYEKPWSLNSMSGMSGDASGVSSVSAVPCSPPCLMQHSHSPIPSIM, from the exons ATGGGCCTGAGCGACGACAAGGATCGCATTGTGATAAACGTGGGAGGGATCAGACATCAGACATACCGCAGCACCCTGCGCACACTACCCGGCACCCGCCTGTCCTGGCTGGCCGAGCCCGACGCGCCCAACCACTTTGACTATGACGCCAAGAACGAGGAATTCTTCTTCGACCGGCACCCCGGGGTGTTTGCACATATCCTTAACTACTACAGGACTGGTAAGCTGCACTGCCCGGCCGATGTCTGCGGGCCGCTGTACGAGGAGGAACTGGCCTTCTGGGGCATCGACGAGACAGACGTGGAGCCCTGCTGCTGGATGACCTATCGCCAGCAccgggaggcagaggaggcccTTGATAGTTTTGGCGGGGGGGGCTTGTTAGACCTGGTGAGCGACGACGCGGAGCCCGAGCAGGAGCATGcagctgatgatgatgtggACGAGATGACGAGGAGGCTGGCGCAGGGAGACACTCATGATGCCAGGAGTGGGAGCTTGTGGAGCAGGTGGCAGAAACATGTCTGGGCCCTGTTTGAGGACCCTTACTCCTCAAAATATGCAAGG TGGGTGGCTCTGGCCTCGCTGTTCTTCATCGTGGTGTCCATCACCACTTTCTGTCTGGAGACCCACGAGGCCTTCAACCCCATCATCAACCGCACCGAGGTGAAGGTGGTGAACAACGTCACGGTGGTGCACACCTACCAGGAGACCGAGACCGCGCTCTACCTCACATACATCGAAggcgtgtgtgtggtgtggttCACTTTTGAATTTCTAATGCGAATAACTTTCTGCCCGAATAAATGTGACTTCATTCGCAACGCCCTGAACATCATCGACTTCGTGGCCATCCTGCCCTTCTACCTGGAGGTCGGCCTCAGCGGGCTCTCCTCCCAGGCGGCCAAGGACGTGTTGGGTTTCCTGCGGGTCGTCCGCTTCGTGCGGATCCTGCGCATCTTCAAGCTGACCCGTCACTTCGTGGGGCTGAGGGTGCTGGGCCACACGCTGAGGGCCAGCACCAACGAGTTCCTGCTCCTCATCATCTTCCTGGCCCTCGGCGTCCTCATCTTTGCCACCATGATCTACTACGCTGAAAGGATCGGAGCCAACCCCAACGACCCTCGAGCCAGCGAGCACACGCAGTTCAAGAACATCCCGATTGGATTCTGGTGGGCCGTGGTGACCATGACGACCCTCGGCTACGGAGACATGTACCCTCAGACGACCTCCGGCATGCTGGTCGGGGCCCTGTGCGCCCTGGCAGGCGTACTGACCATCGCCATGCCTGTCCCTGTGATTGTCAACAACTTTGGAATGTATTACTCTCTGGCGATGGCAAAGCAAAAACtaccaaagaaaaagaacaggCATATCCCACGTGCACCCCAACCAGGTTCCCCAAACTTCTGCAAGTCAAGCACCAGCTCCCAACACCCGAGCCCGATACCCCACGACGACGTTTTCGAGATTAAGTTTCAAG AAGATCCCAAGTTGAACGGCGAAGCCGCGGACGCAGCGCTGGCCAACGAAGACTGCCCTCACATAGACCAGGCCGTATCTCCGGAGGAGATCTTCAGCCCGAGCGAGAGGGAGCGGCCCTGCTTCCTGGTGACCACTTCTGAGCGGCCCGACCACGCGGGGGGCCGAGTGAGGAGGG GTTATGAAAAGCCTTGGAGCCTTAACAGCATGTCTGGCATGAGCGGGGATGCCTCTGGAGTGTCCTCAGTGTCCGCCGTACCCTGCAGTCCACCTTGTCTAATGCAGCACTCGCATTCTCCCATCCCATCCATTATGTAG
- the kcnc1b gene encoding potassium voltage-gated channel subfamily C member 1b isoform X4, whose protein sequence is MGLSDDKDRIVINVGGIRHQTYRSTLRTLPGTRLSWLAEPDAPNHFDYDAKNEEFFFDRHPGVFAHILNYYRTGKLHCPADVCGPLYEEELAFWGIDETDVEPCCWMTYRQHREAEEALDSFGGGGLLDLVSDDAEPEQEHAADDDVDEMTRRLAQGDTHDARSGSLWSRWQKHVWALFEDPYSSKYARWVALASLFFIVVSITTFCLETHEAFNPIINRTEVKVVNNVTVVHTYQETETALYLTYIEGVCVVWFTFEFLMRITFCPNKCDFIRNALNIIDFVAILPFYLEVGLSGLSSQAAKDVLGFLRVVRFVRILRIFKLTRHFVGLRVLGHTLRASTNEFLLLIIFLALGVLIFATMIYYAERIGANPNDPRASEHTQFKNIPIGFWWAVVTMTTLGYGDMYPQTTSGMLVGALCALAGVLTIAMPVPVIVNNFGMYYSLAMAKQKLPKKKNRHIPRAPQPGSPNFCKNNQNLLCSVLQCTQNILCFSTEGYEKPWSLNSMSGMSGDASGVSSVSAVPCSPPCLMQHSHSPIPSIM, encoded by the exons ATGGGCCTGAGCGACGACAAGGATCGCATTGTGATAAACGTGGGAGGGATCAGACATCAGACATACCGCAGCACCCTGCGCACACTACCCGGCACCCGCCTGTCCTGGCTGGCCGAGCCCGACGCGCCCAACCACTTTGACTATGACGCCAAGAACGAGGAATTCTTCTTCGACCGGCACCCCGGGGTGTTTGCACATATCCTTAACTACTACAGGACTGGTAAGCTGCACTGCCCGGCCGATGTCTGCGGGCCGCTGTACGAGGAGGAACTGGCCTTCTGGGGCATCGACGAGACAGACGTGGAGCCCTGCTGCTGGATGACCTATCGCCAGCAccgggaggcagaggaggcccTTGATAGTTTTGGCGGGGGGGGCTTGTTAGACCTGGTGAGCGACGACGCGGAGCCCGAGCAGGAGCATGcagctgatgatgatgtggACGAGATGACGAGGAGGCTGGCGCAGGGAGACACTCATGATGCCAGGAGTGGGAGCTTGTGGAGCAGGTGGCAGAAACATGTCTGGGCCCTGTTTGAGGACCCTTACTCCTCAAAATATGCAAGG TGGGTGGCTCTGGCCTCGCTGTTCTTCATCGTGGTGTCCATCACCACTTTCTGTCTGGAGACCCACGAGGCCTTCAACCCCATCATCAACCGCACCGAGGTGAAGGTGGTGAACAACGTCACGGTGGTGCACACCTACCAGGAGACCGAGACCGCGCTCTACCTCACATACATCGAAggcgtgtgtgtggtgtggttCACTTTTGAATTTCTAATGCGAATAACTTTCTGCCCGAATAAATGTGACTTCATTCGCAACGCCCTGAACATCATCGACTTCGTGGCCATCCTGCCCTTCTACCTGGAGGTCGGCCTCAGCGGGCTCTCCTCCCAGGCGGCCAAGGACGTGTTGGGTTTCCTGCGGGTCGTCCGCTTCGTGCGGATCCTGCGCATCTTCAAGCTGACCCGTCACTTCGTGGGGCTGAGGGTGCTGGGCCACACGCTGAGGGCCAGCACCAACGAGTTCCTGCTCCTCATCATCTTCCTGGCCCTCGGCGTCCTCATCTTTGCCACCATGATCTACTACGCTGAAAGGATCGGAGCCAACCCCAACGACCCTCGAGCCAGCGAGCACACGCAGTTCAAGAACATCCCGATTGGATTCTGGTGGGCCGTGGTGACCATGACGACCCTCGGCTACGGAGACATGTACCCTCAGACGACCTCCGGCATGCTGGTCGGGGCCCTGTGCGCCCTGGCAGGCGTACTGACCATCGCCATGCCTGTCCCTGTGATTGTCAACAACTTTGGAATGTATTACTCTCTGGCGATGGCAAAGCAAAAACtaccaaagaaaaagaacaggCATATCCCACGTGCACCCCAACCAGGTTCCCCAAACTTCTGCAA GAACAACCAAAACCTTTTGTGTTCAGTGCTGCAGTGTACTCAGAACATTCTCTGTTTTTCAACTGAAGGTTATGAAAAGCCTTGGAGCCTTAACAGCATGTCTGGCATGAGCGGGGATGCCTCTGGAGTGTCCTCAGTGTCCGCCGTACCCTGCAGTCCACCTTGTCTAATGCAGCACTCGCATTCTCCCATCCCATCCATTATGTAG